The following coding sequences lie in one Bacteroidota bacterium genomic window:
- a CDS encoding response regulator, producing the protein MMADDFLESLRQDFLLEASDYLAEMQQVLLRLEESLPDGQKADDIEVVYRTTHSLKGAARSVNLPLIEQLCISLEDVWKKLRNGELSLQAGMFDVFYQSIDLLHHLLDDVRQGSSQAGPYRVEEMRKRVDALLQGRTGRPSLLHDDFLAKSEPEKIENFSVTQPDNVKADEVAQVTGAKAQKTLPDEEVSPRLPGKRTSDTIRVPVVRIEQLLAETEELLALHNSVEYFERLVEQVMVRAKLTNNPSQPDKSGFQEQERELISQLNSLARQLAQYKHTSLQHKTSLLHELQHMLMFPMSEVFELMPRMVRDIARSKQKQVNLSISGGETGVDRRIIEGIKDPLIHLVRNCIDHGIELPETRISAGKPAQGSLAIQAGINSEGKLQLTISDDGAGISTQRLKEKALSMGLISPEQAAAMNESEAQRLIFSSGLSTSTQVNDISGHGLGMSIVAEKIESLSGTIELVSETGKGTTFIITLPRVLSMFRGILVREQAYNLLIPTQVVAKAMRIKPSQVRQLATLAVVDVDRTAVPLIRLAQVLKLPEKAGRSKKDESLNILVVRSGNRTVALEVEQVLGEERGVVRPFQNGMGNSEFFAGVFILSGGQIAFVMRTDVLVEHKATITSVAKETQQRKLLVVEDSLTIRNLLRNMLETAGYLVTTASDGLEAFQKLEKAQFDAVVTDIEMPRMNGFELTRKIRGQAKWKFLPIVLVTSLDSEDDKRKGMDSGASAYVTKRDFEKGNLLQILSNLLT; encoded by the coding sequence ATGATGGCTGATGACTTTCTGGAATCATTGCGGCAGGATTTTCTGCTCGAAGCTTCGGACTACCTTGCCGAGATGCAGCAGGTGCTCCTCCGTCTGGAAGAGAGTTTGCCTGATGGGCAAAAAGCTGACGATATCGAAGTGGTTTACCGCACCACCCACAGCCTGAAAGGCGCCGCAAGGTCGGTCAACCTCCCCCTGATCGAGCAGCTTTGCATCAGCCTTGAGGATGTATGGAAGAAGTTACGCAATGGCGAACTTTCCCTTCAGGCGGGCATGTTTGATGTGTTTTATCAGTCCATTGATCTTCTCCACCACCTGCTCGACGATGTGCGACAGGGAAGCTCGCAGGCAGGGCCTTATCGTGTGGAGGAAATGCGAAAACGGGTGGATGCTTTGTTGCAGGGCCGGACAGGCCGACCCAGTCTGCTTCATGATGATTTTCTGGCTAAATCTGAACCCGAAAAGATTGAAAACTTTTCAGTTACGCAGCCTGATAATGTCAAAGCTGATGAGGTTGCACAGGTAACAGGTGCCAAAGCGCAGAAAACATTGCCGGATGAAGAAGTAAGTCCCAGATTACCAGGAAAGCGCACTTCCGATACAATTCGTGTGCCTGTCGTTCGCATTGAGCAGTTGCTGGCCGAAACCGAGGAGCTGTTGGCCTTGCACAACAGTGTGGAATATTTTGAGCGCCTCGTGGAACAGGTGATGGTAAGAGCCAAATTGACAAATAACCCATCGCAGCCCGATAAATCGGGCTTTCAGGAACAGGAACGCGAGCTGATTTCGCAGCTTAATTCTCTTGCCCGGCAGCTTGCGCAATACAAGCATACCAGCCTCCAGCACAAAACCTCACTGTTGCACGAGCTTCAGCACATGCTGATGTTTCCGATGTCGGAAGTATTCGAGCTGATGCCCCGTATGGTTCGCGACATTGCCCGAAGCAAACAGAAACAGGTCAATCTTTCGATATCGGGAGGCGAAACCGGAGTGGACCGTCGCATCATCGAAGGTATCAAAGATCCACTTATTCACCTGGTTCGAAATTGTATTGACCATGGCATTGAACTGCCAGAAACAAGGATATCTGCCGGAAAACCTGCTCAGGGAAGCCTTGCTATTCAGGCTGGAATTAACAGCGAAGGAAAGCTGCAACTGACTATTTCCGACGATGGCGCCGGTATCAGCACCCAACGCCTGAAAGAAAAAGCACTTTCGATGGGCCTCATCAGCCCTGAGCAGGCTGCTGCCATGAATGAATCCGAGGCGCAGCGACTGATTTTTTCGAGCGGACTAAGCACCAGCACACAAGTGAATGATATCTCCGGTCATGGACTGGGAATGTCGATTGTCGCAGAGAAAATCGAGTCGCTCTCGGGCACCATCGAGCTTGTTTCGGAAACAGGCAAGGGGACAACCTTCATCATCACCCTGCCGAGGGTGCTTTCGATGTTCAGGGGAATACTGGTGCGCGAACAAGCGTACAACCTGCTGATTCCTACACAGGTGGTTGCCAAGGCCATGCGTATCAAGCCGTCGCAGGTCAGGCAGCTTGCTACACTGGCGGTGGTTGACGTCGATCGGACTGCTGTGCCGCTGATCAGGCTTGCTCAGGTGCTTAAGTTGCCCGAAAAAGCCGGACGATCGAAGAAAGACGAATCGCTGAATATCCTGGTGGTGCGTTCCGGAAACCGGACGGTAGCCCTTGAAGTGGAACAGGTGCTTGGTGAAGAACGCGGTGTGGTGAGGCCTTTTCAAAACGGCATGGGTAATTCAGAATTTTTTGCCGGAGTATTCATTTTGAGCGGCGGCCAGATTGCCTTCGTCATGCGGACGGATGTACTGGTTGAACATAAAGCTACCATAACCTCCGTTGCAAAAGAAACACAACAACGAAAGCTTCTGGTGGTCGAAGACTCGCTCACCATCCGCAACCTGCTGCGCAATATGCTCGAAACTGCCGGCTACCTGGTTACTACTGCCAGCGATGGACTGGAAGCTTTTCAAAAGCTTGAAAAAGCGCAGTTTGATGCGGTGGTTACCGACATCGAAATGCCACGTATGAACGGTTTTGAGCTTACCCGCAAGATCAGAGGGCAGGCAAAATGGAAGTTTTTGCCCATTGTGCTGGTCACCTCGCTCGATAGTGAGGACGACAAACGCAAAGGCATGGATTCCGGAGCCAGTGCCTACGTAACAAAACGTGATTTCGAAAAAGGGAATCTGCTTCAGATTTTGAGTAACTTGCTGACATGA
- the cheB gene encoding chemotaxis-specific protein-glutamate methyltransferase CheB, with the protein MNSNRKIRVLIVDDSHVTRRLFAHLIANSPQMEVVGEASDGEQALAMVSRLQPDVVSMDIEMPHLNGIEATRHIMAHTPVPVVIVSSLYNPGETRLAMEVLAAGAVAVIPKPSGPGSADYEKLAATYLRTLKVMSEVRVVRRKATSPLVQPAQNQELPKSVNSTMHYSLVVIGASAGGPEGVKRIVSDLPADFPLPVAIVQHIDINFAEGYAQWLAAASKNKIVMVTGDVPMRAGSVYISIRPQHLVVKSREIIGLSDHHPDNGLKPSVDALFRSAREVFGSQLVAVLLSGMGKDGAHEMLRLKQLGAFNIIQDEQSCLVFGMPGEAARLNAHHVAIPPSEIVPQILKTIKHNKS; encoded by the coding sequence ATGAATTCCAATAGGAAAATCAGGGTACTTATTGTGGACGACAGCCATGTAACTCGAAGGCTGTTTGCTCATCTGATCGCGAACTCACCCCAAATGGAGGTTGTTGGTGAGGCGTCCGATGGCGAACAAGCTCTCGCCATGGTCAGTCGCCTCCAACCCGATGTGGTGAGCATGGACATCGAAATGCCTCATTTGAACGGCATCGAGGCCACCCGCCACATTATGGCGCATACCCCTGTTCCTGTGGTGATTGTCAGTTCTTTGTACAATCCCGGCGAAACTCGCCTGGCTATGGAAGTCCTTGCAGCAGGCGCCGTGGCCGTGATTCCGAAGCCGTCTGGCCCGGGAAGTGCTGATTATGAGAAGCTTGCAGCTACTTACCTTCGAACCTTGAAAGTGATGTCGGAGGTCAGGGTGGTGCGCCGCAAAGCTACTTCGCCTTTGGTTCAGCCGGCTCAAAATCAGGAATTGCCGAAGTCGGTGAATTCCACCATGCATTATAGCCTGGTTGTTATCGGCGCTTCGGCCGGCGGCCCTGAGGGCGTGAAACGCATCGTCAGTGATCTCCCTGCCGATTTTCCTTTGCCTGTAGCTATCGTACAGCACATTGACATTAATTTTGCCGAAGGTTATGCGCAATGGCTGGCTGCCGCATCAAAAAATAAAATCGTGATGGTGACAGGAGATGTACCCATGAGGGCGGGTTCGGTTTACATAAGTATCAGGCCTCAGCATCTGGTGGTCAAATCCCGCGAAATCATTGGTCTGAGCGATCACCACCCGGACAACGGGCTGAAACCTTCGGTGGATGCCCTGTTCAGGTCGGCAAGGGAGGTGTTTGGATCGCAATTGGTTGCAGTGCTCCTTTCGGGCATGGGCAAGGATGGGGCACACGAAATGCTTCGCCTCAAGCAGCTTGGAGCCTTCAACATCATTCAGGACGAACAGTCCTGCCTCGTTTTTGGCATGCCCGGTGAGGCTGCCAGGCTAAATGCACATCATGTGGCAATTCCGCCATCCGAAATTGTACCTCAAATTTTGAAAACCATCAAACACAATAAATCATGA
- a CDS encoding response regulator: MNPAFHLLNQEGFILAVEDSAVQARQIQRLIEQYKMRCIVARNGKEGLEQVKKEKPILIISDVVMPEMDGYTFCQMIKTNEEFRDIPFMLLTSLSDPLDIIKGLQSGADNFITKPYEEKYLISRINYLLTNKMIRDQSSLDMNMEIVFQNQKFIINSDKKQILDLLLSVYEAAMARNSQLIEAQRQLQILNEDLKHANAELEAFAHTVSHDLRAPLNGIQGFLELLVMDYGKNFDEQAYEYIHWIKTAANGMSNLITDLLNFSRSSRAEIHPEEVDVSAMAKEILDDLRLSTYKGNYQIHIQPGIKILADKGMMRILLTNLLSNALKYSQKVADPRVTVGMMRYNGRDVVYVKDNGAGFDMSKASNLFKPFVRMHTNEQFQGTGIGLSTVKRIVDRHKGEVWCESEPGKGSVFYFTMGG; encoded by the coding sequence ATGAATCCTGCATTCCATCTGCTCAACCAGGAAGGTTTCATTCTCGCTGTGGAAGACTCAGCCGTGCAGGCACGTCAGATCCAACGACTTATTGAGCAGTACAAAATGCGGTGCATTGTGGCTCGCAATGGCAAGGAAGGCCTCGAACAGGTAAAAAAGGAAAAACCCATCCTCATCATCTCCGACGTGGTGATGCCCGAAATGGATGGATATACCTTTTGCCAGATGATTAAAACCAATGAGGAGTTTCGGGATATTCCTTTCATGTTGCTCACCTCACTGAGCGATCCTTTGGATATTATTAAAGGATTACAATCGGGAGCCGACAACTTTATCACCAAACCATATGAGGAGAAATACCTGATTTCCAGGATCAATTACCTGCTGACCAACAAAATGATCCGCGACCAGAGTTCGTTGGACATGAATATGGAGATTGTATTTCAGAACCAGAAGTTCATCATCAACTCTGATAAGAAGCAAATCCTTGACCTGCTGCTTTCGGTTTATGAGGCAGCTATGGCAAGAAACAGTCAACTTATTGAAGCTCAGCGACAATTGCAAATTCTCAATGAAGACCTGAAGCATGCCAATGCCGAACTTGAGGCATTCGCACACACCGTTTCGCACGACCTGAGGGCGCCACTCAACGGCATTCAGGGCTTTCTCGAGTTGCTGGTCATGGATTATGGCAAAAACTTCGATGAGCAAGCCTATGAATACATTCATTGGATCAAAACTGCTGCCAATGGCATGTCGAATCTGATCACCGACCTGCTCAATTTTTCCAGGTCCTCCCGTGCCGAGATTCACCCGGAAGAGGTGGATGTTTCGGCAATGGCCAAAGAAATCTTGGACGACCTGAGGTTGTCCACCTACAAAGGCAATTATCAGATTCATATACAGCCTGGTATAAAAATACTGGCCGACAAGGGGATGATGCGCATCCTGCTCACCAATCTGCTGAGCAATGCCCTCAAATACAGCCAGAAAGTAGCCGATCCGCGGGTAACCGTCGGAATGATGCGCTACAACGGACGCGACGTGGTATATGTGAAAGACAACGGAGCCGGTTTCGATATGTCAAAAGCGTCAAATTTGTTCAAGCCTTTTGTTCGTATGCATACCAACGAGCAGTTTCAGGGTACCGGCATCGGGCTAAGCACTGTCAAGCGCATCGTCGATCGCCACAAAGGCGAGGTCTGGTGCGAGTCGGAACCCGGTAAAGGTTCCGTGTTTTATTTCACCATGGGTGGATGA
- a CDS encoding T9SS type A sorting domain-containing protein: MKNSYLRGLMMTLIIFIFLQNSALIFAQRTEFQFDTSKSEGIALLRSSQDGLRFSFHIPRMAISTVEENGFSGQVIELQGIYLPADAGMPNLPALSRFVALPAGAAASLNILSVQKQVIRDVDLMAAPAIPLGNDDSPLDYSRRMDIYSKNAFYPAEPFVLGGQTQIRGVDVIMCSFTPFQYNPVTKELVVYHHVEAEIVFNGSRGTVGDNRLRSPWWDPIIEDHLLNPDLLPEIDYAARTRDWVNNRNQGAEYLIITPTGPAFAQWADSIKVFRQRQGIITKVVSLMDVGGNTVQAIENYINNAYNTWTIPPAAVLLLGDYSTNAADGIISHTLNDHPGGYNPYISDNPFADVNNNGLPDIVFARITARNAAELQHMIKKFLDYERTPPTSAAFYNNPITAMGWQTERWFQLCSETINGFWQHALGKSPVRQNAIYSGTPGGAWSTATNTATVVNYFGPNGRNYIPANSAHLTDWNGNAAGMNAAINSGAFMVQHRDHGLETGWGEPYYRNESLNGLTNQNLTFVWSVNCLTGKFNYSSECFAERFHRHTTGALGLIAATEVSYSFVNDAYVWGAYDNMWPQFMPDYGTTPASRGILPAFANAAGKYFLQQSSKPYNPQHKDITFKLFHHHGDAFMTVYSEIPQPLAVNHMPVLLSGMDVFEVSANPGARITLTVNDEIIGSAVSETGTVQIPILPQLPGVQVRITAVLQNYYRYEQTIECIPPAGPYMIYNAYNLIDQNGNGQIDFGENISLDLTLKNVGSELAPNVTVTASSESPYVTFSNHTFALGDVAAGALATAPQAISFVVSNSVPNNTPITILLQINCSSTGWNSQFTVRAYAPDFTLGNFTINDVAGNNNGRLDPGETVQIIIPYTNAGQSASAEVNAQLNITGPYLTVSNPIQSIPELAAGQTQNISYTVTVSAGAPSGSMASFAASATSGAYNAERAYNAKIGLITEDFETGDFSQFAWTFAGNQPWAISMGDAFAGNFAARSGTINHSQSSQLVLNYEVGISDTISFWYKVSSEANYDYLKFYINNELKGQWSGTVNWTKASYAVTAGPKVLKWEYMKDNSVSSGSDRAWIDDIVFPPRVATSAWAGNDMNICRGNVAQLNGVAQHYNTIQWTSSGTGTFSNPNILNPVYTPSEADQQAGLVTLTLTAHGTTVVTSQLQLNINAPVELNVADATEVCAGEPIAIQGTTASNYTSLLWSSSGDGQFDDPSLPNPVYTPGTNDLGQGNVQLTLVASALEGCSTQSEMREHTIHKLPVLELSGAAEACANTSGIDLQATAQNAVQYHWWTPGDGAFADSSQLITSYMPGLLDIAAGNITLYFSASGTGACGVVTDSIQVTIRPVPTLAVPESLDLCHCGEMWLEINLTGNGPWQLMMSDSTLVEATTSPYMMLLGLDSTATIGFLHVADAYCGQSINSSTLVNVWHIPGQMTLPAGADSVDFLHGYQSSYTLESLAFAQSYRVELEPAGAGTAVLNELAVNINWNPDFRGIASLKAQASNFCGDGPWSEARNIKVKSTIGLTEIEAGNIRIWPNPNSGVFHLEAKALRSSHMNVEITDLSGRIVMKQQVPVTDQVLRMDFDMQAWSRGVYLMHLLGTHERTTQRILLK; the protein is encoded by the coding sequence ATGAAAAATAGCTACTTACGGGGCCTGATGATGACCCTGATCATTTTCATTTTTCTTCAGAACAGCGCATTAATTTTTGCACAACGTACCGAATTTCAGTTTGATACGTCAAAATCTGAAGGCATCGCCTTGTTAAGATCATCCCAAGATGGGCTGAGATTTTCGTTTCATATTCCCCGCATGGCCATCAGCACGGTGGAAGAAAACGGGTTTTCAGGTCAGGTGATCGAACTGCAGGGAATTTACCTGCCTGCTGATGCAGGCATGCCCAACTTGCCGGCACTTAGCCGGTTTGTTGCCCTGCCCGCTGGTGCTGCAGCCAGTCTGAATATCCTTTCGGTTCAAAAACAGGTCATTCGTGATGTTGACCTCATGGCTGCACCGGCCATTCCACTGGGCAACGATGACAGCCCACTCGATTACAGCCGCCGCATGGACATCTATTCCAAGAATGCGTTTTATCCTGCTGAGCCTTTTGTGCTGGGTGGTCAGACACAAATCCGTGGCGTGGATGTAATCATGTGCAGCTTCACACCTTTCCAGTACAATCCTGTAACCAAAGAGCTCGTTGTTTACCACCATGTGGAAGCCGAGATTGTGTTCAATGGAAGTCGTGGCACGGTTGGCGACAACCGATTGAGAAGCCCCTGGTGGGACCCGATTATTGAAGACCATTTGTTGAATCCGGATCTTCTTCCCGAGATTGACTACGCCGCCCGCACCCGCGATTGGGTAAACAACCGCAACCAGGGTGCCGAATACCTCATCATCACCCCTACCGGGCCTGCCTTTGCCCAATGGGCCGACAGCATCAAGGTATTCCGGCAACGCCAGGGAATCATCACCAAGGTGGTCAGCCTGATGGATGTAGGTGGAAACACAGTGCAAGCCATTGAAAATTATATCAATAACGCATACAATACCTGGACCATTCCGCCGGCCGCTGTTTTGCTCCTTGGAGACTACAGTACCAATGCCGCAGATGGCATCATTTCGCACACACTCAACGATCATCCGGGCGGATACAATCCATACATTTCTGACAATCCCTTTGCTGACGTAAACAACAACGGGCTGCCCGATATCGTGTTTGCCCGTATTACGGCCCGCAATGCCGCGGAGCTGCAACATATGATCAAGAAATTCCTGGATTATGAACGCACCCCACCCACCAGCGCAGCTTTTTACAACAACCCTATAACAGCCATGGGCTGGCAGACCGAACGCTGGTTTCAGTTGTGCTCCGAGACGATCAACGGGTTCTGGCAACACGCCCTTGGAAAGAGTCCGGTGCGGCAGAATGCCATCTATTCCGGCACCCCGGGTGGCGCATGGAGCACCGCCACCAACACAGCCACAGTGGTTAATTATTTCGGTCCCAACGGGCGCAACTACATCCCTGCCAACTCAGCTCACCTGACCGACTGGAACGGAAATGCTGCAGGTATGAATGCCGCCATCAACAGTGGCGCCTTCATGGTGCAGCACCGCGACCATGGTTTGGAAACAGGTTGGGGCGAACCCTATTACAGGAACGAAAGCCTCAACGGACTCACCAACCAGAACCTGACCTTTGTGTGGTCGGTTAATTGTCTGACGGGTAAATTCAACTACAGCAGTGAGTGTTTTGCCGAACGTTTTCATCGCCACACCACCGGCGCCCTGGGCCTGATCGCTGCCACAGAAGTTTCTTATTCATTTGTAAATGACGCCTATGTCTGGGGGGCATACGACAATATGTGGCCTCAGTTTATGCCCGATTATGGCACCACCCCTGCATCAAGAGGCATATTGCCGGCATTTGCCAATGCCGCAGGCAAATATTTCCTGCAACAGTCGAGCAAGCCCTACAATCCTCAGCACAAAGACATCACCTTCAAGCTCTTCCATCATCACGGTGATGCGTTCATGACGGTCTATTCCGAAATCCCGCAGCCATTGGCAGTCAACCATATGCCTGTGTTGCTCAGCGGCATGGATGTATTCGAAGTGAGTGCAAATCCAGGTGCCCGAATTACCCTGACGGTGAATGATGAAATTATCGGCTCAGCAGTATCGGAAACAGGGACCGTTCAGATTCCGATTTTGCCGCAGTTGCCAGGAGTACAGGTAAGAATCACTGCCGTGCTGCAAAACTATTACCGCTACGAACAGACTATTGAGTGTATTCCGCCTGCCGGGCCTTATATGATATACAACGCCTACAACCTGATTGACCAGAACGGCAACGGCCAGATCGACTTTGGTGAAAACATCAGCCTTGACCTTACATTAAAAAATGTGGGCAGCGAGCTGGCCCCCAATGTAACTGTAACCGCTTCAAGCGAATCGCCTTATGTTACCTTCAGCAACCATACCTTTGCGCTGGGCGATGTGGCAGCCGGGGCACTGGCAACTGCACCTCAGGCCATCAGTTTTGTGGTGAGCAACAGCGTGCCCAACAATACCCCGATCACCATCCTGCTCCAGATCAACTGCAGCAGCACCGGTTGGAACAGTCAGTTCACTGTCAGGGCATATGCCCCTGATTTCACCCTGGGCAACTTTACAATCAACGATGTTGCGGGCAACAACAATGGCAGGCTCGACCCTGGTGAAACCGTCCAGATCATCATCCCATACACCAATGCCGGACAAAGTGCCTCGGCCGAAGTGAACGCACAGCTCAATATCACCGGTCCTTACCTGACAGTGTCCAACCCAATCCAATCCATACCTGAATTGGCTGCAGGCCAGACGCAAAACATCAGCTACACCGTTACCGTAAGTGCGGGTGCACCCAGCGGTTCGATGGCCAGTTTCGCGGCCTCGGCCACCTCGGGGGCATACAATGCCGAACGCGCATACAACGCCAAGATCGGCCTGATCACCGAAGATTTCGAAACAGGCGATTTCAGCCAGTTTGCGTGGACGTTTGCCGGAAATCAGCCCTGGGCCATCTCGATGGGCGATGCCTTTGCAGGCAACTTTGCAGCACGCTCAGGCACCATCAACCACAGCCAGAGCAGCCAGCTCGTCCTGAATTACGAGGTGGGCATCAGCGATACCATCAGCTTCTGGTACAAAGTGTCGTCAGAGGCCAATTACGATTACCTGAAATTCTACATCAACAACGAACTCAAAGGTCAATGGTCGGGTACGGTCAACTGGACCAAAGCCAGCTATGCGGTTACTGCCGGACCGAAAGTGCTCAAATGGGAATACATGAAGGATAATTCGGTGAGCAGTGGTTCCGACCGTGCCTGGATTGACGACATCGTTTTCCCGCCCCGCGTGGCTACCAGCGCATGGGCCGGCAACGATATGAATATCTGCCGCGGCAATGTAGCTCAGCTTAACGGAGTGGCCCAGCATTACAACACCATCCAATGGACCAGCTCGGGCACCGGAACGTTTAGTAACCCCAATATCCTGAATCCGGTGTACACCCCCAGCGAAGCTGACCAACAGGCAGGTTTGGTCACACTGACCCTCACCGCGCATGGAACTACTGTCGTAACCAGCCAACTGCAACTCAACATCAATGCGCCGGTCGAACTCAATGTGGCTGATGCAACAGAGGTGTGTGCCGGCGAACCCATTGCCATTCAGGGTACTACAGCTTCTAACTATACTTCGTTGCTCTGGTCAAGCTCTGGCGACGGACAATTTGATGACCCAAGCCTGCCCAATCCTGTATATACCCCGGGAACCAACGACCTCGGTCAAGGCAACGTCCAGCTTACGCTGGTGGCCAGTGCATTGGAAGGCTGTTCCACACAATCGGAAATGCGCGAACATACAATTCACAAACTCCCCGTGCTTGAGCTTAGCGGAGCGGCAGAGGCTTGTGCCAACACATCGGGTATAGACTTGCAGGCCACGGCACAAAATGCTGTCCAATATCATTGGTGGACACCCGGTGATGGGGCTTTTGCCGACAGTAGCCAGTTGATCACCTCCTATATGCCAGGATTGCTGGATATTGCCGCAGGCAACATCACACTATACTTTTCCGCAAGCGGTACTGGAGCGTGTGGGGTGGTTACTGATAGTATTCAGGTAACCATTCGGCCGGTGCCTACCCTGGCCGTGCCGGAAAGCCTCGACCTGTGCCATTGCGGGGAAATGTGGCTCGAAATCAACCTTACCGGCAACGGCCCGTGGCAACTGATGATGTCCGACAGCACCCTGGTCGAAGCTACCACCAGCCCGTACATGATGCTGCTTGGCCTCGACAGCACCGCAACAATCGGATTCCTCCATGTGGCAGATGCCTATTGCGGACAAAGCATCAACAGCTCCACTCTGGTCAATGTATGGCACATCCCCGGCCAGATGACCCTGCCCGCCGGAGCCGACAGTGTGGACTTCCTGCATGGATACCAGTCATCCTACACCCTCGAATCGCTGGCTTTTGCTCAGTCGTACCGCGTGGAACTTGAGCCTGCCGGCGCTGGAACCGCGGTGCTGAACGAGCTTGCGGTGAACATCAACTGGAACCCCGATTTCAGAGGAATAGCCAGCCTCAAGGCCCAGGCTTCAAACTTCTGTGGCGATGGCCCCTGGTCAGAAGCCAGAAATATCAAGGTGAAAAGCACCATCGGATTGACAGAAATTGAGGCCGGAAACATCCGTATCTGGCCCAATCCCAACAGCGGAGTCTTCCACCTGGAAGCTAAGGCCTTACGCTCGAGCCACATGAATGTCGAGATAACCGACCTTTCGGGCCGCATTGTAATGAAACAGCAAGTGCCTGTAACTGATCAGGTCCTGCGCATGGACTTCGACATGCAGGCGTGGAGCCGCGGAGTTTATTTGATGCACCTTCTGGGCACCCACGAAAGAACAACCCAACGTATTCTTTTGAAATAA